Below is a window of Streptomyces genisteinicus DNA.
GGGCGAAGGTCGCGCACGCGCTCCGCTCCGTGCCCGCGGCAGCCCCCGCCAGAACCACAGAAGCGGCGCCCCTGGGAGGGGACGCCGCTTCTGCCGTGGGGGGAACATGGCTCGGGAGGCCGGGGGCGGGGTGTGTCCCCCGGCCGGTGGGAGGTCACTCCACGAGCAGCAGACCCTCGCGCAGCCGCCCGGTGATCCGGGACAGCAGCCGGGAGACGTGCATCTGCGAGACGCCCAGGGCCTCGCCGATCTCGGACTGCGTCATCTCGTCGCCGAAGCGCATCTGGAGGATGCGGCGGTCACGCTCGTCGAGGCCCTCGATCATCGGCTTGAGCGCCTGCACGTTCTCCGCGATCTCCAGGTCCGCGTCGGGGGCGCCGAGACGGTCGGAGAGGGGCACGGCCGCATGGTCGGAGGCGTCGTCCATCGGCATGTCGATCGAGCCGGCCGTGTAGCCGTTGCTCGCGACGACACCCTCGATGACCTCTTCCTCGTCGATCCCGAGGTGCTCGGCGAGCTCCGCCGTGGTCGGCGCGTGGTCGAGCTTCTGGGAGAGCTCGTCCACCGCCTTGGCGAGGTCGATCCGCAGCTCCTGGAGCCTGCGCGGCACATGGACCGCCCAGCTCGTGTCGCGGAAGAAGCGCTTGATCTCGCCCACGATGTACGGGACGGCGAAGGTGGCGAACTCGACCTCGCGGCTGAGCTCGAAGCGGTCGATCGCCTTGATCAGGCCGATGGTGCCGACCTGGACGATGTCCTCCATCTGTTCCGCACGATTGCGGAAGCGCCCGGCGGCGTACTTCACCAGCGCCAGGTTGAGTTCGATGAGGGTGTTGCGGACGTACTGGTACTCGTGGGTCCCCTCCTCGAGGCTGTTCAGCCTCGCGAAGAACACCTTCGAGATCTCGCGTGCGTCCTTCGGTGCAACCTCCCCCGGGTTCTGCACATCCGGAAGGTCGAGCTCCGCCATGCGCGGGCTCTGGGTCCCGGCGGACGTGCGTTCGGTCGGGATCGTGCTGGCCGTGGACACGTTCATCCTCCCCTGGTCCGATGTCACTGCGAAAGCGCGCCTACCCCCGAAGTCTCCGCCCATGCCGACGAATCCCGGAGAATCGCGAATTTATTTTTTCCGGGTCCTCCGCACGGCCCGGGAAGGGGCCGGAACGCCGCCCGCCCGGTCCCCGGCGGTGACGCGCGGGGACCGGGCGGGCGGCTGCGACGGTCCGTCAGCTCCAGCTGGCGTGCAGCGGCTTGCCCTCCGCGTAGCCCGCGGCGCTCTGCACGCCCACGACCGCGTTCTCCGCGAACTCCGCCAGGGAGCCGGCGCCCGCGTAGGTGCAGGAGGACCGGACGCCCGCGATGATCGAGTCGATCAGATCCTCGACACCCGGGCGGACCGGGTCGAGGAACATGCGCGAGTGGGAGATGCCCTCCTCGAACAGGGCCTTGCGGGCGCGGTCGTAGGAGGACTCCTCGCTGGTGCGGTTGCGCACCGCGCGGGCGGAGGCCATGCCGAAGGACTCCTTGTAGAGCCGGCCGTCCGCGGCCTGCTGGAGGTCGCCCGGAGACTCGTGGGTGCCCGCGAACCAGGAGCCGACCATCACGTTGGACGCCCCGGCCGCCAGTGCCATGGCGACGTCGCGCGGGTGGCGGACACCGCCGTCGGCCCAGACGTGCTTGCCGTACTTCTTCGCCTCCGCGGCGCACTCCAGCACGGCGGAGAACTGGGGCCGGCCCACCCCGGTCATCATGCGGGTGGTGCACATGGCGCCCGGTCCCACACCGACCTTGATGATGTCGGCGCCGGCCTCGATCAGGTCGCGGACGCCTTCGGCGGCCACGATGTTGCCCGCCACGATCGGCACCGAGGGGTCGAGGCCCCGCACCGCGCGGACCGCGCTGATCATCGACTCCTGGTGACCGTGCGCGGTGTCCACGACGAGCGTGTCGACGCCCGCGTCGAGCAACTGCTTCGCCTTGCCCGCGACATCGCCGTTGATCCCGACCGCGGCGGCGATCCGGAGCCTGCCCCGGTCGTCGAGCGCGGGCGTGTAGAGAGTGGCGCGCAGCGCGCCCTTGCGCGTCAGCACACCCGCGAGCCGGCCGTCGGAATCGACGGCGGGCGCGTAGCGGCGGTTGGCGTTGTCGAGGGTGGTGAACGCCTCGCGCGGGTCGATCTCCGCGTCGAGCAGCAGCAGGTCGCGGGACATCACCTCGGACAGCTGCGTGAAGCGGTCGACACCGGCGAGGTCGTGGTCGGTGACGATGCCGACGGGACGCCGGTCGGCGTCGACGACGACGCCGGCGCCGTGCGCGCGCTTCGGCAGCAGGGAGAGCGCGTCCGCGACGGTCTGGTGGGGCGCGAGGACGATCGGGGTGTCGAGCACGTGGTGGCGCGACTTGACCCACGAGACGACCTCGGTGACCACCTCGATGGGAATGTCCTGGGGGATCACCACGAGGCCGCCGCGTCGCGCGACGGTCTCGGCCATGCGGCGGCCGGCGATGGCCGTCATGTTGGCGACCACCAGCGGAACGGTCGTGCCCGTGCCGTCGGGGGACGAGAGGTCCACACCCTGACGGGAACCCACGGCCGAACGCCGCGGCACCATGAACACATCGTCGTACGTCAGGTCGTACAGCGGCTTCTGGTCATTGAGAAAACGCACGTGCTGAACATCCCAGTCGATCGGAGTTGGCCCCCCGACGGGCGCAGCCGGAGGAAAACGCACGTACTTCATTCTCCCATGCGGGGGCGGCCGTCAGGCCCCGGCGGAAGCTCCAGTCCCGGCCGCCGGCCAGGAGCGGATCCTCCAAACCCTCCCTCGCACGGGAAACGCCGTGGCCCCTCGGAACCGGTGGTTCCGAGGGGCCACGGGACAGGCGCGGGCGCGCTCCCACCATGCCGTGGGCACCGTCCGCTCAGTCGTCCGGGTCGGCACGCTCCAGCGCCGGCCGCGGCCCCGGGTCCGCCCCGAGCAGCAGATCGGCCGCCGCGGTGTCCGTCACCAGGCTGGTGACCAGTCCGGAGCGGAGGACCGCCCCGATGGCCTCGGCCTTGCGCTGGCCGCCCGCGATGGCCACGACCTCGGGGATCCGCCGCAGCCGGTCGGCCTCGACCGTGATGCAGCGCTCGCCGAGGTCGCGTCCGACGCGGCGTCCGTCGGTGTCGAAGAGGTGCGCGGACATCTCCGCCGCCACGCCCAGCGAGGCGTAGTGGGCGCGCTCCTCGTCGGTGAGCATGTCGTGCACCGTGGAGATGCCCGTCTCCCAGGACCCGATGGAGACGCAGGCGACGGTGACCTTGTCGAAGTACTCGAAGGCCCGTGCGATCCCCGTCTGGTGCCGCAGCGCGGCGGCCGTCGCCGGATCCGGCAGCAGCATCGGCGCGTAGATCGGGTGGGCCTCGCCGCCGGAGACCTGGGCAGCCCGCCGGACCGCCTCGACCGAGCCGCGCTCGGCGGTTCCGGCGTCGTAGACACCGGTGAGCTGGACCACCGTGCAGGGTGGCAGCCGGTCCAGGGCGGCGGCCATGTGGATGGTGGAGCGGCCCCAGGCCAGGCCCAGGACGTCGCCCTCGGCGACCAGCTCGCCGAGCAGGTCGGCGGCCACCTCTCCGAGGTTCTCCGGGTCGGGCGATTCGTCGGCGTCGGCCGGCGACTCGACCACGACGGCGTGCCGCAGCCCGAACCGGGCGCGCAGCGCGTCGGAGCGCTCGGCGTCCAGTTCGGCCGGGACGCGGATCTCGATGCGCACGAGATCGCGTTCCAGTGCCGTCTCCAGGACCCTGGCGACCTTGAAACGGCTGACGCCGAACTCCTCGGCGATCTGGATCTTGGACTTGCCCTCGAGGTAGAAGCGGCGGGCCATGGCCGCCGCCTGCACCAGCTCAGCGGGTCCCATCCGCAGGGCGGACCGTCCCGCCGGCCTAGCAGTCACCGCGTTCTCCTCACTGCTGTACACATGCACACACTCCCCCGGACCCGCCATCCTGTCAGATGGTCCGGTCCTTGATCAGCCCTGCCGGGCCAACATCGGTTGAACAAGCACAGCCGCCGGTGCCCCGGCGTCAGTGGGCGCAGGCCCAGGGCGCCGAGGCGGTCACCGCGGCCGCCTGGTCGCGCAGCATCCGCACGGCGGCGGCCGGGTCGTCCGCGCTGTAGACCGCCGAACCGGCGACGAAGACGTCCGCCCCCGCCTCGGCGCACCGCTCGATGGTGGAGGCCGACACGCCTCCGTCGACCTGGAGCCAGAGCTCCAGCCCGTGCTTGGAGATCAGCTCCCGGGTGCGCCGGATCTTCGGCAGCATGATGTCCAGGAACGCCTGACCGCCGAATCCCGGCTCCACGGTCATGATCAGCAGCATGTCGAGCTCGGAGAGCAGGTCCTCGTACGGCTCGACGGGCGTGGCGGGCTTGAGCGCCATCGACGCCCGCGCCCCCTTCGCCCGGATCTCGCGGGCCAGCCGCACGGGTGCGGCGGCGGCCTCGGCGTGGAAGGTGACCGAACCGGCTCCCGCCTCGACGTACTGCGGCGCCCAGCGGTCCGGGTTCTCGATCATCAGATGGCAGTCCAGCGGGGTCTCCGTGGCCCTGGCCAGCGACTCGACGACGGGCACGCCCAGCGTCAGGTTGGGCACGAAGTGATTGTCCATCACGTCGACGTGGAGCCAGTCGGCTCCCTCGACGGCCTTCGCCTCCTCGGCCAGGCGCGAGAAGTCTGCGGAGAGGATGCTGGGGCTGATCTGTACGGCCATGTGCCAAGCCTGCCACGTTCCGGGCCACTTCCCCTCCCCCGGACGGTATCCGGTATGGACCAGACCCGTACGGGTTCCCGACAGCTCACCGCAATACCGGCCATTCGACCTGGTGCCGGCGTGATCCCGCCGGTGCCGTGCCGGGCACGGCACCGGCGCGGGTGCACCGGCGGGTCGCCACGGGCTCGGCTCCACGGCGCCCCTCGGCATCCGCCGCCCAGGCCCCATGACCCTCGCCTCGCGCCGTACGGCCTCGCGCCCCGTCCGGGAGCCGGCACGGGCGCACGCCGCCCCTCCCGGCGCGCACGGGGCCTGCCGCGACCGGCGCGGTGGTCGTCCCGGCGTCCCCGGTGCCCGCCGGGACCTCCGCCGCGCCGGGGGCGCCTCGGCCGGCCGGCTCCGCGCTCGCCCTCGGCGTGGTGACCGGCACCGCCGCGGTGCGCCCTGCGCCGGGGGCGGCCCCTGCCGCGGGCGGCCGGGCGCGGTGCCCGCACCGGCCGCCGGGGCGGCCCCGGGACGTGGCATGCTCTGCGGAGCGCTCCTGACGGGACATCAGGGCCGCCAGGGCCACCCGGACGCCCCGTCCTCCCGCGGACGCCGAGACGATCCCGGAGCATCATGCGACGACCCACCGCCACCAGGGACGAGATCGACGCCTGGCTGACGGCCCACGGCTGGCACCCGGGCCGGGCCAACGAGCCGCGGAACCTGGCACGGGCCGGTGAACTCCTCGCCCTGCGGGTGCGGGACGCCGCCGCGCAGGGCTTCCCCCTGGAGCCGTGGGACGCCGTGCGGCGGTTCGTGGCGTCCTACGCGGACCTCGCGTTCCCGATGCCCCGTGCCCCGGAGAGGGCGTTCCGGGCGGACCCCTCCTTCGGGTACGCGGGCGACGCCGAGGACATCGCCGGACTCGCGGGCGACCTGGGGCAGCCGCTGTTCCCGGTGGGCTGGGAGACGACCGAGATGGGCCTCGTGCTCCTCGACCGCACCGGACGCTTCTTCTACCTGCACGGCACCGGCCCCTACTTCCTCGGCGGCGACGAGACCGAGGCGCTGTCCAGCCTGATGACCGGTGACCAGGAGGATGCGGAGCACCACTTCACACGGGGGCGGCCGACCCCGTGAGAGGAGGCACCCGGGGTGCGGCGCGGCCCGCGGGGCACCGGCTCAGGGGCCGGCGGCTCCCGGGCTACGCGGTGCGGCGCAGCAGCGCGAGGTACATCGCGTCGGTGCCGTGCAGATGCGGCCACAGCTGCACGTCGGGGCCGTCGCCGAGGGCCGGGACACCCGGCATCAGCGGCCGGGCGTCGATCCACTCGGCGGACACCTGCGGTCCGCCGCGGCCGCGCAGCACGTCGTCCACGACGACCCGGGTCTCCGCGAGGTGCGGCGAGCAGGTGGCGTAGCCGACGACCCCGCCGACGCGCACCGCGCGCAGCGCCTCGCGCAGCAGGCCGCGCTGGAGCGGGGCGAAGCCCTCCAGGTCTTCGGGCCGGCGCCGCCAGCGGGCCTCGGGGCGGCGCCGGAGGGCGCCGAGACCGGAGCAGGGCACGTCGACCAGCACCCGGTCGAAGACGCCCTCCCGCCACGGCGGACGGGTTCCGTCTGCCGCGACCACCTGGTAGGGACCGGGGTTGCCCGCCAGCGCCCGGCCCACCAGCCGGGCGCGGTGCGGCTGCTTCTCCGAGGCGAGGAGCGCGGCGCCGCGTTCCGCGGCAAGCGCGGCGAGCAGCGCCGCCTTGCCGCCCGGGCCGGCGCAGCCGTCGAGCCAGCGCCGGTCGGGGCCTTCGAGGGGCGCGGCCGCCAGGGCCAGCGCCACCAGCTGGCTGCCCTCGTCCTGCACGCCCGCGCGTCCGTCCCGGACGGCCTCGATCGCCCCGGGCTCGCCGCCCTCGGCGAGGCGCACCGCGTACGGGGACCAGCGGCCCGGCAGCACCGACTCCTCGCCCAGCGCGTCCACCAGTTCACCGGGCGTGGTGCGGCCCGGGCGGGCGACCAGCGTGACCTCGGGGCGCTCGTTGTCCGCCTCCAGCAGGTCCTCGATCCCGGCCCGCCCGCCGCCGAGAGCGTCCCAGAGCGCCGAGACCACCCACCGCGGGTGCGAGTGGACGACGGCGAGGTGGTCCTCGGCGTCGTCGTCGTACGGCGGGGCGACGCGTTCCACCCAGGCGTCCAGGTCGTCCTGGGAGATCTTGCGCAGCACGGCGTTGACGAACTTCGCCCGGCCGTCGCCCAGCACCACCCGGGCCAGCTCGACGCTGGCGGAGACCGCCGCGTGCGTGGGGATACGGGTGCCGAGCAGCTGGTGGGCGCCGAGGGCGAGGACGTCGAGGACCGGCGGGTCGACCTCGCGCAGCGGCCGGTCGATGCAGGCCGCGATGATCGCGTCGTAGGTGCCCTGCCGGCGCAGGGTGCCGTAGACGAGCTCGGTGGCGAGCGCCGCGTCACGGCCGTCGAAGTCGCCGTTCTCCCGGGCCTTCTTCAGCAGCGGCGGCAGCACGAGGTTCGCGTACGCGCCCCGTTCGTCGACGGCCCGCAGCGCCTCGAAGGCGAGGATCCGCACCGGATCCTTCTTCGGCTTGCGGTACGGCTTGGGGGGACGGCGACGGGACTGCTCGCTCAAAAGGTGCTCCGCGTTCGTGAGGGCTGACCGCCCCCACCCTACGTCCGGCGCACCGCCCGCCCGTGCCGGGAGCCGCGGCGGCTCAGGCGCCCAGCTTCTCGGACGGGCCGATGCGCACGCCGCGCGCCCAGTCGGCCGCGCGCATCGGCTTCTTGCCCTGCGGCTGCACCCACAGCAGCTCCACGGCGTACGAGCCGGTGCCGGCGTGGACGTGGTTCTTCCCGGCGTCCAGCTCGCCGGGGGCGAGGCCGGTGCGGTCGGGCAGCGGCGTGACGTGGAGGAGCTTGAGGCGCTCCCCGCGGAAGACCGTCCAAGCGCCGGGGGCCGGGGTGCAGCCGCGGACCACGCGGTCGACGCGCAGCGCGGGCGCGGTGAAGTCGACGTGGGCGTCCTCGACCGTGATCTTCGGGGCGAGCGAGACGCCGTCGGCGGGCTGCGGCACCGCGTGCAGGGTGCCGTCCTCGATGCCGTCCATGGTCGCGGCGAGGAGGCCGGCTCCGGCGAACGCCAGGCGGGTGAGCAGGTCTCCGCTGGTGTCGGTGTGCCGGACCTGCTCGGTGATCACGCCGTACACCGGTCCCGAGTCCAGCCCCTCCTCGATCTGGAAGGTCGCGGCGCCCGTCATCTCGTCACCGGCGAGGATCGCGTGCTGCACGGGCGCGGCGCCGCGCCAGGCCGGCAGCAGGGAGAAGTGGAGGTTCACCCAGCCGCGGGCCGGGATGTCGAGGGCGGCCTTGGGCAGCAGGGCGCCGTAGGCGACGACCGGGCAGCAGTCCGGCGCGATCTCGCGCAGCCGCGCGAGGAACGCCTCGTCCCTCGGACGGGCCGGCTTGAGCACCTCGATACCGGCCTCCTCCGCCCGCTGGGCGACCGGGCTCGCGACCAGCCGCCGGCCGCGTCCGGCGGGCGCGTCGGGCCGGGTGACGACGGCGACGACCTCGTGCCGCCCGGAGGCGATCAGGGCGTCCAGGGCGGGAACGGCGACCTCGGGGGTACCTGCGAAGACGAGCCTCATCGGTGACTGACTGCCTCTCGGGATGGAGCGGTGACGCGTGCGGTGACGAGCAGCTCACCAGTCTATGGGGAGGTGCCGCAGGGGGCGTACGGAAGACCGCGCGCCCCGCGCATGTGCGCATACGCCCCGAAGCGTGACCAGATCGGCGGCACGAGCGTTGGTCAAGAGAGATTGACCGAAGCGGGCCGCCCGGACGCGGCCCGGACTCTTTCAACGCCGGTTCGAGAGGCTTGTCGATGGCCGACCACGCAACCCACGACGCCCAAGCCCGGGCGAGTCTGCACCTGTTGGTGCGGGACATCGAGCGGGTCCGCCGCCAGGTGGACGCCCTGCGCACGCTCACCGCCCAGTTGGGCAATGTCTACCGCCCGCGCCGCTCCGGCCCGTCCACGGGCTTCGTCGTCTACGGCAGGGCGCCCGCCCCGACCGTCCGCCTCGCACAGGAACTGCGCGACAGCGTGGAGACGCTGGTGACGGCGGCCGTGGACTTCGACCGCTCGCTGGGCTTCTCCTGGGACGCCGTGGGCTCGGCGCTGGGCGTCACCAAGCAGGCCGTGCACCGGCGTTACGGATCGCGCCGCGCGACGGCCCCGCAGCCGGGGCCCGTCACGGAGGCGGAGCGGCTGCCCGAGAGCACCACCACGCGGACGGTCCCCGGGCCGCTTCCCGCGGTGCCCGCCGCCCGCTCGATGCCGCCCCAGCCGTCGGACCCGCGCCACGGGGCGTTCCCGGGCCCGCGCAACGGCTGACCCCCGTGCGCCCCGGCCCTCCGGCCGGGGCGCACGCGTACCCGCGGCGGGCCGCCGAACCGGCCGCTCGGCGCCCCTCATGACCGGAGGAGCGGCACCGCGTACGCCCGCCGGCCACGGTGCCGTTCCTCCCCGGGTGCTCGCGAGGTGCCGCCCCTCCCCGCGGACGCACCGGCCCACCGCCCCCGGTCGCCGTCCCGTGCGGCGGCGGCGCCCGGCACGCACCCGGGCCCGCCGTACCCGGCCGCCGACAGCGCGCCCGCCCCGCGCACCCGCCCCCGGTCACCCCTACCGGAACACTTGCCGGCTCCCGCCGAGCCCCGGACCGGGGCCCGCACCGAGGGCCCGACCGCCCACCTCGCCCGGAACACGACCCGGACGCCCGACCGGCACGTCCGGCGAGCGCCCCCACCCCGACCGGAACCCGCACCGAAGGCCCGACCGACCGGAACCCGCACCGGAAGCCCGACCACCCGCCCCGACCGGACCTCGACCCGGACACCCGACCGCTCCACCCGGCTCCGGCGCGGCACGCCGCCCTCGGAGGGTGCTCGCGCCCCCTGTCAGCCGATGTCCGGCGGGTCCACGCGGATGCGGACCGGGTCCGTGCCGCCGCGGGCGAGCCGGGAGACCTGAGCCGTCTTGAGGGCCGCGGCCAGCGCCGCTCCGCTGCCCGGCGGCACCCGCAGCAGTGCCCGCTCCCAGCGCTCGCCCACGGGCGGGTCCCCCGGGCGGCGCGGGCCCCGGCCCGGCTCGGTGACCGGGAGCGGGACCGGACCGAGCACCTCCGTGCCCGGCGGCAGCTCCGCGGTGGCGAGGAACTCCGCGACCGCCGCGCCTCTCCCGGTCGCCTCCGCCATCCGCGAGACCGGAGGGAAGCGCAGCTCCGCCCGTTCCGCCAGTTCCCGCAGGGCGTGGCCCACCGGGTCCCAGCGGACGAGCGCCTGCACGGGCCGCAGCGTCGGCTCCGCCACCACGACGACCGTGCCGCCCTCGTCCTGCCCCCGCACCAGGGACGCGGCGGCGATCCAGCGCCGCAGCGCCTCCTCGCCCGCGCGCAGGTCCGGCCGGGTGAGCATGGCCCAGCCGTCGAGCAGCAGGGCGGCCGTGTACCCGCCTTCGGCGACCGGTTCCGCCCCCGGCGTGGAGACGACGAGCGCGGGCCGGCCGGGAACCGTGTCGAGCACATGGTCCCGGCCCGAGGTGCGCACCGGCACGGCCGGGAAGGCGCGCCCCAGCTCCTCCGCCGTGCGCCGCGCGCCGACGATCTGCGCGCGCAGCCGGAAGCCGCCGCACTCCGGGCAGTGCCAGTCGTTCTCCGCGGTGCCGCACCACACGCAGTGCAGTTCGCGCTCGTCCGCCGCGGCGAGCGGCCCGGCGCAGTGGCGGCAGCGGGCCGGGGTGCGGCACCGCTCGCAGGCGAGGCGGGGCGCGTAGCCGCGCCGGGGGACCTGGACGAGCACGGGACCGTCCCGCAGGCCCTCGCGCACCGCCTGCCAGGCGAGACTCGGCAGGCGGGCGGCCCGGGCCGCCTCGTCGCGGGCCAGGTCGTGGTCGCCGACGGTCCGCACCAGCGGGGCGGCGGCCCTGACCCGTGCCCGGTCGGCGACCAGGGGCCGGGCCCAGCCGCTCTCCACGAGCTGCGCCGCCTCGACGGTGCAGCTCGTGCTGCCCAGCAGGAAGGCGCAGTCGTCGTGGGCGGACCGCAGCTCCAGCACTTCGCGGACGTGCGGGAAGGGCGCGTGGTCGTCGCTGTGGCTCGCGTCGCCGTCGTCCCAGACGGCGACCAGGCCGAGGTCCCGGACCGGCGCGAACATGGCGGCGCGGGTGCCGACCACGGCGCGCACCGCTCCCCTGCGCACGGCGAGCCACTGGCCGTACCGCTTCTGCGGCCCCGAGTCGGCGGTGAGCAGGGCGTGGCGTCCCGGACCGAGGAGGGCGGTGAGCGCCTCGTCGACCCGGGCGGCCCGGCGCCCGTCGGGGACGACGACCAGGGCGCCGCGCCCGGAGGCGAGGGTGGCGGCGACGGCCCGCGCCAGTTCCTCCGGCCAGTGCGGGCCGGGGAGGGCCGTCCACACGGCGCGTGGGGTGCGGCCGGCCGCGAGCGACGTCAGGAAGGCGGGTCCGTGCGCGTAGCGGTCCCAGGGCCCGGGGTCGGGAGCGGGCGGTGGCGGCAGCGGATCGGGGGACGGCCGGGCCTCCGCCTTGCCGTTCCGGGGCGGCACGGCGAGCTGGAGGATGTCGGCGAGGCTGCCGGCGTACCGGTCGGCGACCGCTCGGGCGAGGTCGAGCATGCCGGGGCTGAGGACCGGCTCGGGCGAGACG
It encodes the following:
- a CDS encoding RNA polymerase sigma factor SigF: MSTASTIPTERTSAGTQSPRMAELDLPDVQNPGEVAPKDAREISKVFFARLNSLEEGTHEYQYVRNTLIELNLALVKYAAGRFRNRAEQMEDIVQVGTIGLIKAIDRFELSREVEFATFAVPYIVGEIKRFFRDTSWAVHVPRRLQELRIDLAKAVDELSQKLDHAPTTAELAEHLGIDEEEVIEGVVASNGYTAGSIDMPMDDASDHAAVPLSDRLGAPDADLEIAENVQALKPMIEGLDERDRRILQMRFGDEMTQSEIGEALGVSQMHVSRLLSRITGRLREGLLLVE
- a CDS encoding GuaB1 family IMP dehydrogenase-related protein translates to MRFLNDQKPLYDLTYDDVFMVPRRSAVGSRQGVDLSSPDGTGTTVPLVVANMTAIAGRRMAETVARRGGLVVIPQDIPIEVVTEVVSWVKSRHHVLDTPIVLAPHQTVADALSLLPKRAHGAGVVVDADRRPVGIVTDHDLAGVDRFTQLSEVMSRDLLLLDAEIDPREAFTTLDNANRRYAPAVDSDGRLAGVLTRKGALRATLYTPALDDRGRLRIAAAVGINGDVAGKAKQLLDAGVDTLVVDTAHGHQESMISAVRAVRGLDPSVPIVAGNIVAAEGVRDLIEAGADIIKVGVGPGAMCTTRMMTGVGRPQFSAVLECAAEAKKYGKHVWADGGVRHPRDVAMALAAGASNVMVGSWFAGTHESPGDLQQAADGRLYKESFGMASARAVRNRTSEESSYDRARKALFEEGISHSRMFLDPVRPGVEDLIDSIIAGVRSSCTYAGAGSLAEFAENAVVGVQSAAGYAEGKPLHASWS
- a CDS encoding sugar-binding transcriptional regulator, which gives rise to MYSSEENAVTARPAGRSALRMGPAELVQAAAMARRFYLEGKSKIQIAEEFGVSRFKVARVLETALERDLVRIEIRVPAELDAERSDALRARFGLRHAVVVESPADADESPDPENLGEVAADLLGELVAEGDVLGLAWGRSTIHMAAALDRLPPCTVVQLTGVYDAGTAERGSVEAVRRAAQVSGGEAHPIYAPMLLPDPATAAALRHQTGIARAFEYFDKVTVACVSIGSWETGISTVHDMLTDEERAHYASLGVAAEMSAHLFDTDGRRVGRDLGERCITVEADRLRRIPEVVAIAGGQRKAEAIGAVLRSGLVTSLVTDTAAADLLLGADPGPRPALERADPDD
- the rpe gene encoding ribulose-phosphate 3-epimerase; its protein translation is MAVQISPSILSADFSRLAEEAKAVEGADWLHVDVMDNHFVPNLTLGVPVVESLARATETPLDCHLMIENPDRWAPQYVEAGAGSVTFHAEAAAAPVRLAREIRAKGARASMALKPATPVEPYEDLLSELDMLLIMTVEPGFGGQAFLDIMLPKIRRTRELISKHGLELWLQVDGGVSASTIERCAEAGADVFVAGSAVYSADDPAAAVRMLRDQAAAVTASAPWACAH
- a CDS encoding SUKH-3 domain-containing protein — protein: MRRPTATRDEIDAWLTAHGWHPGRANEPRNLARAGELLALRVRDAAAQGFPLEPWDAVRRFVASYADLAFPMPRAPERAFRADPSFGYAGDAEDIAGLAGDLGQPLFPVGWETTEMGLVLLDRTGRFFYLHGTGPYFLGGDETEALSSLMTGDQEDAEHHFTRGRPTP
- a CDS encoding RsmB/NOP family class I SAM-dependent RNA methyltransferase, with the translated sequence MSEQSRRRPPKPYRKPKKDPVRILAFEALRAVDERGAYANLVLPPLLKKARENGDFDGRDAALATELVYGTLRRQGTYDAIIAACIDRPLREVDPPVLDVLALGAHQLLGTRIPTHAAVSASVELARVVLGDGRAKFVNAVLRKISQDDLDAWVERVAPPYDDDAEDHLAVVHSHPRWVVSALWDALGGGRAGIEDLLEADNERPEVTLVARPGRTTPGELVDALGEESVLPGRWSPYAVRLAEGGEPGAIEAVRDGRAGVQDEGSQLVALALAAAPLEGPDRRWLDGCAGPGGKAALLAALAAERGAALLASEKQPHRARLVGRALAGNPGPYQVVAADGTRPPWREGVFDRVLVDVPCSGLGALRRRPEARWRRRPEDLEGFAPLQRGLLREALRAVRVGGVVGYATCSPHLAETRVVVDDVLRGRGGPQVSAEWIDARPLMPGVPALGDGPDVQLWPHLHGTDAMYLALLRRTA
- the fmt gene encoding methionyl-tRNA formyltransferase: MRLVFAGTPEVAVPALDALIASGRHEVVAVVTRPDAPAGRGRRLVASPVAQRAEEAGIEVLKPARPRDEAFLARLREIAPDCCPVVAYGALLPKAALDIPARGWVNLHFSLLPAWRGAAPVQHAILAGDEMTGAATFQIEEGLDSGPVYGVITEQVRHTDTSGDLLTRLAFAGAGLLAATMDGIEDGTLHAVPQPADGVSLAPKITVEDAHVDFTAPALRVDRVVRGCTPAPGAWTVFRGERLKLLHVTPLPDRTGLAPGELDAGKNHVHAGTGSYAVELLWVQPQGKKPMRAADWARGVRIGPSEKLGA
- a CDS encoding primosomal protein N' → MSSDDEQPTEPADGGPEQLALIRETVRRAQVPKAKPRTWRGAALAKDRPVARVMVDKGVLHLDRLWDYAVPEELDAAAQPGVRVRVRFGAGTHQVRGGRREGGGLIDGFLVERLAESDYSGPLAALAHVVSPEPVLSPGMLDLARAVADRYAGSLADILQLAVPPRNGKAEARPSPDPLPPPPAPDPGPWDRYAHGPAFLTSLAAGRTPRAVWTALPGPHWPEELARAVAATLASGRGALVVVPDGRRAARVDEALTALLGPGRHALLTADSGPQKRYGQWLAVRRGAVRAVVGTRAAMFAPVRDLGLVAVWDDGDASHSDDHAPFPHVREVLELRSAHDDCAFLLGSTSCTVEAAQLVESGWARPLVADRARVRAAAPLVRTVGDHDLARDEAARAARLPSLAWQAVREGLRDGPVLVQVPRRGYAPRLACERCRTPARCRHCAGPLAAADERELHCVWCGTAENDWHCPECGGFRLRAQIVGARRTAEELGRAFPAVPVRTSGRDHVLDTVPGRPALVVSTPGAEPVAEGGYTAALLLDGWAMLTRPDLRAGEEALRRWIAAASLVRGQDEGGTVVVVAEPTLRPVQALVRWDPVGHALRELAERAELRFPPVSRMAEATGRGAAVAEFLATAELPPGTEVLGPVPLPVTEPGRGPRRPGDPPVGERWERALLRVPPGSGAALAAALKTAQVSRLARGGTDPVRIRVDPPDIG